From one Henningerozyma blattae CBS 6284 chromosome 1, complete genome genomic stretch:
- the NUP145 gene encoding nucleocytoplasmic transporter NUP145 (similar to Saccharomyces cerevisiae NUP145 (YGL092W); ancestral locus Anc_6.180): MLGGTTNNATMFGNLNTSTPTSTPVPAGNNFQLPQKQSMFGNINNTLGTSTPSPSTGFFGNSNTQQNQNNPLSTNTGGFLGNKSATSSTPANIFGNSANTNSGGLFGKPSQTTSTATSTPAGGLFGNASAPKPTGSLFGNSITTNNAQQSSSGGLFGNNTNLTQNSAGSLLGNKGISTQPQPTTGGLFGAKPSIPSYSNTGGLFGQKSTTTTGGLFGTSQSNISTNNSLFNNMSQQQTQQQPQQLNNPSMISSNPYGLNINPIATSTSMPESLTPSTSLRKQREQNNEPSFRSLNPDPYKKRASSVSSTLSSNLLPASSHSTLISKLSSRLKSTRSSATLSGIFSPSHTKSWLAPESSKLMQQSTPLSSQSSFSKTGVSNNQTSINLLLAAKTESISDIKKLTIDPERSAAKKLKLLSGKATVTKMKVQDPTENLQRRTVTFMTNTHKQDNTPETLTFEEEKERLSPPLNENAPSIANNKIDLGYWCSPSPNQLLNLTAKQLSSVSNFVIGRKGYGHITFNYDVDLTAFAHDFEGELFGKVVIFNSTKTVEVYPNDNTKPDLGYGMNVPATITLEGIYPIDKVTKKPIKNASDILEVQYFGKKLRSMKDMEFISYNPYGGIWTFKVQHFSIWGLVNKEDAEVDQDLLDEYKRKQRETENSMQTNESESVTQDMVYVPSNDALETQSDLILQENPYEPNVNEKDFIFLENEPKLDISNDWVEQLKLANKSLRSVFAGSNALIKNSKQDIDLLVQDFNEELESQRTIKRERKLYERQISIAKFTNNGQLLLTTENGSVKETTPFKTNVDVNLMKKLFSRQQDLTTIEIRSSNNFPMVKNSALKFSDVMNLQEKGSRGYMLWELSSILFDPIELPFNVTEETTKSLLLKKQRHQDLCSWLVDNIREEIKFKLHNSTDPLDKIFYYLMLNDVVTASKLAVDSNNGHLAIVISFLGSNDPTVRELSISQLSKWSSAGHETDHKISRIYQLLSGSLLENSHVLKRLLEEFSWLSIFALTLYYTTIDEDSLENLVASHITVLNSVQDDFTFKILSLFGAQTSTEELFIKSDMRKDKFDIQFAWFFIQILRFNNHRQFSDKLLDKLTLSFIEQIKSLSLTKEALYAMCFICDDFVSKQHIQSSITANIIEFNSPTNQYIMEELMIPKELIYSSIAINYKYKGDYRLEAENLLKAGNYNEAKNVVITKLGPKLILNFIAQSNKDKLIELDRVIKQFPKEEIFDWNNSIGVFENYLKLDYEKLNDKDLLISLINGLSIIINNYKNYKELSICCNEISKKVIDQLVETHEDLIDDKLKVELLKLPLGGPEKKYFKKLFNINEK, encoded by the coding sequence ATGCTTGGAGGCACTACGAACAATGCTACAATGTTTGGCAATCTTAATACCTCAACGCCAACTTCAACTCCAGTTCCTGCAGGGAATAACTTTCAATTACCACAAAAGCAGAGTATGTTTggtaatataaataatacacTTGGGACCTCTACTCCCAGCCCATCTACTGGCTTTTTTGGCAATTCCAATACTcaacaaaatcaaaataatccGCTGTCAACGAATACGGGAGGTTTTCTGGGTAACAAATCTGCTACCTCTTCTACTCCAGcaaatatatttggaaATTCAGCAAATACAAATTCAGGTGGCTTATTTGGCAAACCATCACAGACTACATCGACTGCTACTAGTACGCCTGCTGGCGGACTTTTTGGTAATGCTAGTGCCCCAAAACCAACTGGTTCGTTGTTTGGCAATTCTATCACTACCAATAATGCCCAACAATCATCTTCAGGTGGTTTATTTGGAAACAACACAAACTTGACACAGAATTCAGCTGGAAGTTTATTAGGAAACAAAGGCATATCTACTCAACCTCAGCCAACTACTGGTGGATTATTTGGTGCTAAACCTTCGATACCCAGTTATTCAAATACAGGCGGTCTATTCGGCCAAAAATCTACTACGACTACAGGTGGGTTATTTGGTACTTCCCAGTCCAATATTAGcactaataattctttgtTCAACAATATGTCACAACAGCAAACTCAGCAACAGCcacaacaattaaataaccCAAGTATGATTTCTTCCAACCCATATGGTTTAAATATCAATCCTATTGCAACTTCAACCTCGATGCCGGAATCATTAACTCCCTCTACTAGTTTGAGAAAACAACGCGAACAAAACAATGAACCATCATTTAGATCTCTTAATCCAGATCCTTATAAAAAGAGGGCATCATCTGTTTCCAGCACCTTatcatcaaatttattaccaGCATCCTCTCACTCAACTTTAATTAGCAAACTGAGCTCGAGATTAAAATCGACACGCTCTTCTGCAACCTTAAGTGGTATCTTTTCACCTTCTCACACAAAATCTTGGTTGGCTCCAGAATCCTCTAAACTAATGCAGCAAAGTACGCCTTTGAGCTCACAATCTAGTTTCTCTAAAACAGGAGTCTCAAATAATCAAacttcaattaatttactCTTAGCTGCAAAGACAGAATCTATatctgatattaaaaaattaacaattgACCCAGAAAGAAGTGCTgctaaaaaattgaaattattatctggAAAAGCAACAGTTACTAAAATGAAAGTTCAAGATCCTACAGAAAATTTACAAAGAAGAACAGTTACATTTATGACTAACACACATAAGCAAGATAATACACCAGAAACATTAActtttgaagaagaaaaggaaaGATTGTCACCTccattaaatgaaaatgctCCCTCCAtagcaaataataaaatagattTAGGATATTGGTGTTCACCATCTCCAAACCAATTATTGAATCTAACTGCTAAGCAATTGAGCTCAGTTTCAAATTTTGTTATTGGAAGAAAAGGCTATGGCCATATCACTTTCAATTATGATGTTGATTTAACTGCATTCGCTCATGATTTTGAAGGAGAACTATTTGGTAAAGttgttatatttaattccaCCAAGACTGTTGAAGTATATCCCAATGATAATACTAAACCTGATCTGGGATACGGTATGAATGTCCCTGCAACGATCACACTGGAAGGCATTTATCCAATTGATAAGGTTACTAAAAAACCAATTAAAAACGCTTCTGATATTTTGGAAGTTCAATATTTcggtaaaaaattaagatcTATGAAAGATATGGaatttatttcatataATCCTTATGGTGGGATTTGGACTTTTAAAGTTCAACACTTTAGTATTTGGGGATTGGttaataaagaagatgCTGAAGTTGATCAAGATTTATTAGACGAATATAAGAGGAAACAAAGAGAAACTGAAAATTCTATGCAAACAAATGAATCTGAATCAGTTACTCAGGATATGGTTTATGTACCATCTAATGATGCACTAGAGACACAATCTGATCTTATATTACAAGAAAATCCATATGAACCAAAtgttaatgaaaaagattttatttttctggAAAATGAACCAAAGTTAGATATCTCCAATGATTGGGTTGAACAACTTAAATTAGCAAATAAATCACTTCGTTCAGTATTTGCAGGTTCAAATGCTTTGATAAAGAATTCTAAGCAAGATATCGATTTATTGGTACAAGattttaatgaagaattagaatctCAAAGAACGATTAAGAGAGAGAGAAAGTTATACGAACGTCAAATTTCAATAGCAAAATTTACAAACAATGGCCAGCTACTACTTACTACTGAAAACGGATCTGTCAAAGAAACGACTccatttaaaacaaatgtTGATGTAAATCTtatgaagaaattattttcaaggCAGCAGGACTTAACTACTATTGAAATTAGATCTAGTAACAATTTCCCCATGGTTAAAAATAGTGCATTGAAGTTTTCTGATGTTATGAATCTGCAAGAAAAAGGCAGTAGAGGCTATATGTTATGGGAATTATCATCCATTCTTTTTGATCCAATAGAATTACCATTCAATGTTACTGAAGAAACAactaaatcattattattaaaaaaacagaGACACCAGGATTTATGTTCTTGGCTTGTAGATAATATTAGAGAGGAGATAAAGTTCAAACTTCATAATTCGACCGATCCGTTGGATAAAATTTTCTACTATTTAATGTTAAATGATGTTGTAACTGCATCCAAACTCGCAGTAGATTCTAATAATGGTCATTTAGCTATTGTAATATCATTTCTTGGTTCTAATGATCCTACTGTTAGAGAACTTTCAATCTCTCAATTATCTAAGTGGAGTTCAGCTGGTCATGAAACTGATCATAAGATTTCTCgtatttatcaattattaagtGGCTCCTTATTAGAAAACTCTCATGTTTTAAAAAGACTTTTGGAAGAATTTAGTTGGTTAAGTATATTTGCTCTTACTCTCTATTATACTACTATCGATGAAGAttctttggaaaatttaGTTGCGTCACATATTACTGTATTAAATTCTGTTCAAGATGATTTtacatttaaaatattatcattgttTGGTGCACAAACCTCTactgaagaattatttataaaatctGATATGagaaaagataaatttgatattcAATTTGCATggttttttattcaaatattacgATTTAATAACCATAGACAATTTTCTGATAAACTTCTGGATAAATTAACATTATCCTTTATTGAACAAATCAAAAGTTTATCTTTAACTAAGGAAGCTCTATATGCTATGTGTTTTATTTGTGATGATTTTGTATCTAAGCAACATATTCAATCGTCTATTACtgcaaatattattgaattcaaTAGTCCTAcaaatcaatatattatgGAGGAATTAATGATACCTAAggaattaatttattcgTCTATTGctataaattataaatataaaggtGATTATAGATTAGAAGCagagaatttattaaaggCTGGAAATTATAATGAAGCTAAGAATGTAGTAATCACTAAATTGGGACCTAAgctaattttaaattttattgcACAATCTAATAAAGACAAATTGATTGAATTGGATCGTGTTATTAAGCAATTCCccaaagaagaaatttttgattgGAATAATTCTATTGGAGTATtcgaaaattatttaaaattagattatgaaaaattaaatgataaagatttattaatatcattaattaatggATTATcgataattattaataattataagaATTATAAGGAACTATCGATTTGTTGTAATGAAATCTCAAAGAAAGTTATAGATCAACTAGTAGAAACTCATGAAGATTTAATTGATGACAAATTGAAAGTAGAACTACTAAAATTACCATTAGGCGGACcagaaaagaaatatttcaaaaaattatttaatattaatgaaaaatga
- the NBP35 gene encoding Fe-S cluster-binding ATPase (similar to Saccharomyces cerevisiae NBP35 (YGL091C); ancestral locus Anc_6.181) — translation MTTEVLTQVQNPAPQDQILPPEYQLKEKEPEHCPGPESEDAGKADACNGCANKDICESLPKGPDPDIPLIVDNLSNIQHKILVLSGKGGVGKSTFTSMLSWALSADEDLQVGAMDLDICGPSLPRMMGCDNELVHESNSGWTPVYVADNLATMSIQYMLPEEDSAVIWRGSKKNLLIKKFLKDVDWDYLDYLVIDTPPGTSDEHISINKYMKDSGIDGALIVTTPQEVALLDVRKEIDFCRKAGINILGVVENMSGFVCPGCKHESQIFRATTGGGKKLCQELGLNFLGSVPLDPRIGKCCDNGESFLDTYPTSPASVAVLKVVEALRDAVGDL, via the coding sequence ATGACTACTGAAGTCTTGACACAAGTGCAAAATCCTGCTCCACAGGATCAAATTTTACCACCtgaatatcaattaaaagaaaaagagcCCGAACATTGTCCAGGTCCTGAATCAGAAGATGCAGGTAAAGCTGATGCTTGTAATGGTTGTGCcaataaagatatttgtGAAAGTTTACCCAAGGGTCCAGACCCAGATATTCCCTTGATTGTAGACAActtatcaaatattcaacATAAAATTTTGGTTCTTTCAGGTAAAGGTGGTGTTGGTAAAAGTACTTTCACATCTATGTTAAGTTGGGCCTTATCAGCAGATGAAGATTTACAAGTAGGCGCTATGGATTTGGATATCTGTGGACCTTCTTTGCCAAGAATGATGGGTTGTGATAATGAATTGGTTCATGAATCGAATTCTGGTTGGACTCCTGTTTATGTTGCTGATAACTTGGCTACCATGTCTATCCAATATATGTTACCTGAAGAAGATTCTGCTGTCATTTGGAGAGGTTCTaagaagaatttattgattaaaaaattcttaaagGATGTGGATTGGGATTATTTAGACTATTTGGTAATAGATACTCCACCAGGTACTTCGGATGAGcatatttctattaataaatatatgaagGACTCTGGTATAGATGGTGCATTGATTGTGACTACTCCACAAGAAGTAGCATTATTAGATGTTAGAAAGGAAATCGATTTCTGTAGGAAAGCTggtataaatattttaggTGTAGTGGAAAATATGAGTGGATTTGTTTGTCCTGGTTGTAAGCATGAATCTCAAATATTTAGAGCCACCACTGGTGgtggaaaaaaattatgtcAAGAATTAGGTTTGAATTTTCTAGGGTCTGTTCCATTGGATCCAAGAATAGGGAAATGTTGTGATAATGGAGAAAGTTTTTTAGATACTTATCCAACTAGTCCAGCATCAGTAGCAGTATTAAAAGTGGTAGAAGCTTTAAGAGACGCTGTGGGAGATTTATAA
- the MMS2 gene encoding E2 ubiquitin-conjugating protein MMS2 (similar to Saccharomyces cerevisiae MMS2 (YGL087C); ancestral locus Anc_6.187), whose product MSKVPRSFRLLEELEKGEKGMGPESCSYGLADGDDITMTRWNGTILGPPHSNHENRIYSLSIECGPNYPDAPPVLFFISKINLPCVSPKTGQVMPSEFHLLRDWKRSCTMEKILLELRKEMASPSNKRLPQPKEGSTFK is encoded by the exons ATGTCAAAAGT ACCAAGAAGTTTTAGGTTACTAgaagaattggaaaaagGTGAAAAGGGTATGGGCCCAGAATCATGCAGTTACGGTCTAGCAGATGGTGACGATATCACAATGACTCGTTGGAACGGTACCATTTTAGGCCCACCACATAGCAATCACGAAAACCGTATCTATTCCCTTTCAATCGAATGTGGGCCAAACTACCCTGATGCTCCACCAGTACTCTTCTTCATCTCCAAGATCAATTTACCTTGTGTCAGTCCAAAGACAGGTCAAGTCATGCCATCTGAATTCCATCTTCTACGAGATTGGAAACGTTCCTGTACTATGGAAAAGATCTTGTTAGAATTGAGAAAAGAAATGGCAAGCCCATCCAATAAAAGACTACCTCAACCTAAGGAGGGCAGTACGTTCAAGTAG
- the COA2 gene encoding Coa2p (similar to Saccharomyces cerevisiae YPL189C-A; ancestral locus Anc_6.192): MALFTRTLSRRQVTNQVFLTTFVVAFASVALGSALPCPAHSLDADTPVLDEKDNNINSSTQEIEKRKLRQNMITSTINEQDSSNNTLTNLNNAWFWQRK; encoded by the coding sequence ATGGCACTTTTTACAAGAACACTATCAAGAAGACAAGTGACCAATCAAGTCTTTTTAACTACGTTTGTAGTAGCATTTGCCTCTGTGGCTCTTGGGTCTGCCTTACCGTGCCCCGCTCATTCATTAGATGCTGATACACCTGTATTGgatgaaaaagataataatattaacagCTCTACTcaagaaatagaaaaacGTAAACTAAGACAGAATATGATAACGTCTACGATAAATGAACAAGactcttcaaataatactcTCACCAATCTCAACAATGCGTGGTTTTGGCAAAGGAAATAA